In a single window of the Osmerus eperlanus chromosome 4, fOsmEpe2.1, whole genome shotgun sequence genome:
- the sall4 gene encoding sal-like protein 4, producing the protein MSRRKQAKPQHINSDEPGSSENEVVQDGHAEEDGNERKRFRMEDARVCNKCCAEFFNETEFLEHQENCTKGQQVVIMKASDGNEVPEDFSQGSSGAPQSDDDGQASSHPLPSVHPEPERTDEEVSKSNAEKISKEGRVMSASPEISYQPSPKLQDSNVTLESMPATKVAVTQHSSSHKSPPSKDTLQAIPMILEQLVCLQQQQLQQIQLTEQIRIQVAMMAPQSLHSAVGAAVDPLKALGAHLSQQLSAAAALIGKRTGSQSLSMETMKPGKLPQSNGIPTSLAEGLGSIPLKADILKALPDLASRLPALLPQSQGAMALPGSFTGLPVGLDPSKKGKSKGSNMLTESKNSSGDLLYKHKCKYCGKTFGNDSALQIHLRSHTGERPFKCNICGNRFTTKGNLKVHFQRHRDKYPYIRMNPHPVPEHLDNLPTSSGIPYGMSMPIEESNMVDMKPVIGLPAPGFHQSPLQGFKPSFESFGVDPFSQRPSSSSSDGASNPSNMFGHEMGSDQNQESKDLKGTHTNGNGLSEHTSGTAKLQQMVDGLEKRTNDPNECYICHRVLSCQSSLKMHYRTHTGERPYKCKICGRAFSTKGNLKAHYGVHRANTPLKMQHSCPICQKKFTNAVVLQQHIRMHMGGQIPNTPMPDNQYEAADAMDSSLPDEKSMDASGLDGSLEDPDTELDTQEKPSASFSTSTTEEQQPQAPPSMFSSIAALENHMKTITSALNLKRQTSTTSESDGRSKGSPSEPKEQEYQIDCSPAISDSLSFHSSSPVNSQMGSSQSKSPELAIPEDFSHNGARPDSDCGSQDVNEFNGALDLTAPSSFTPKSIKEEPGLPYSIGEYAPSHLPFMRMPPSLVNLEMQIPSENPLGAHGLFGSQLPQGTGMSSSSAARRSTKQHLCNACGKNFSSASALQIHERTHTGEKPFACTICGRAFTTKGNLKVHVGTHMWNNASRRGQRLSLDNPMALMAMGSESKVMPDMMPPPKELGPPPMNFDQSLWNQYAAAFTNGLTMKANEISVIQNGGIPLPGSLAGGPLAGSTGGLMKMDGSHSGLPASVAEMEKNISETSPFPHFMEEGKIAVN; encoded by the exons CAGAAGACTTCTCACAAGGCTCTTCTGGTGCCCCCCAAAGTGACGATGATGGCCAGGCCAGCAGTCATCCTTTACCCAGTGTCCATCCAGAACCAGAACGGACAGATGAAGAGGTGTCCAAATCAAATGCTGAAAAGATTTCAAAAGAAGGACGGGTTATGTCTGCCAGTCCTGAGATTAGTTACCAGCCTTCACCCAAGTTACAAGATTCTAACGTCACCCTTGAATCTATGCCTGCCACCAAAGTAGCAGTCACCCAGCATTCATCCAGCCATAAGTCTCCACCCTCCAAGGATACATTGCAGGCCATCCCTATGATTCTGGAGCAGCTGGTGTGTCTCCAGCAACAACAGCTCCAGCAGATTCAGTTAACTGAACAGATCCGCATACAGGTGGCCATGATGGCTCCCCAGAGTCTCCACTCAGCTGTAGGGGCAGCAGTGGACCCCCTTAAGGCACTGGGAGCTCACCTTTCTCAGCAGTTGTCGGCTGCAGCAGCCCTGATAGGGAAAagaacaggaagtcagagccTCTCAATGGAGACTATGAAACCGGGCAAACTACCTCAATCTAATGGCATCCCAACCTCTCTGGCTGAGGGTCTAGGGTCAATCCCCTTAAAAGCAGATATTTTGAAGGCTCTCCCAGACCTGGCCAGTCGCCTACCAGCTTTACTACCCCAGTCTCAAGGAGCCATGGCATTACCAGGCTCTTTTACTGGCCTCCCTGTAGGGTTGGATCCTTCCAAAAAAGGGAAAAGCAAGGGATCCAACATGCTGACTGAATCCAAAAATAGTTCTGGGGATCTCTTATACAAGCACAAGTGTAAATATTGTGGCAAAACCTTTGGGAATGACAGTGCCCTCCAGATCCACTTGCGCTCTCATACTGGGGAGAGGCCCTTCAAATGTAACATCTGTGGAAATCGCTTCACAACCAAAGGAAACCTCAAAGTACATTtccagagacacagggacaagtATCCTTACATCAGGATGAATCCACACCCTGTGCCGGAACATCTTGACAATCTACCGACCAGCAGTGGCATTCCCTACGGTATGTCAATGCCCATAGAAGAATCCAACATGGTGGACATGAAACCAGTGATTGGCCTCCCAGCTCCAGGTTTCCACCAATCTCCACTCCAGGGCTTTAAGCCCTCCTTTGAAAGCTTTGGAGTCGACCCATTCTCTCAAAGGCCCTCGTCATCAAGTAGTGATGGAGCATCAAATCCCTCCAACATGTTTGGTCATGAGATGGGATCGGATCAAAACCAGGAATCGAAAGACCTCAAGGGAACACACACCAATGGCAATGGTCTGTCTGAGCACACCTCAGGAACTGCCAAACTGCAGCAGATGGTGGACGGGCTGGAGAAGAGGACCAATGACCCCAACGAGTGTTACATCTGTCACCGAGTGCTCAGTTGCCAGAGCTCCCTCAAGATGCATTATCGTACTCACACTGGTGAGCGGCCCTACAAGTGCAAGATCTGCGGACGGGCTTTCTCCACTAAGGGAAACCTCAAAGCCCATTATGGTGTTCATCGGGCCAACACACCCCTCAAGATGCAACACTCCTGCCCCATCTGTCAGAAGAAGTTTACCAATGCAGTGGTCCTGCAGCAGCACATCCGCATGCACATGGGAGGACAGATACCAAACACCCCCATGCCAGACAACCAGTATGAAGCTGCTGACGCAATGGACTCGTCTCTGCCCGACGAGAAGTCCATGGATGCTTCTGGCCTTGATGGGAGCTTGGAAGACCCAGACACTGAGCTGGACACCCAGGAGAAGCCCAGTGCCTCCTTCTCAACATCAACCACTGAGGAGCAGCAGCCCCAGGCACCTCCCTCAATGTTTTCGAGCATCGCAGCCCTAGAGAATCACATGAAGACCATCACCTCGGCTCTCAACCTGAAACGCCAGACCAGCACAACCTCCGAGAGTGATGGGCGGTCTAAAGGGTCACCCTCAGAGCCAAAGGAGCAAGAGTACCAGATCGATTGTAGTCCTGccatctctgactctctgtcctTTCACTCCTCATCACCGGTGAACAGCCAGATGGGAAGCAGCCAGTCCAAGTCTCCTGAGTTGGCAATTCCAGAGGATTTTTCCCATAATGGAGCTAGACCGGATTCAGACTGTGGCTCCCAGGATGTAAATGAGTTCAATGGGGCTCTTGATCTGACTGCACCCAGCAGCTTCACACCAAAGTCAATCAAAGAAGAACCTGGCCTGCCCTACTCAATTGGCGAGTATG CTCCCAGCCATTTACCTTTCATGAGGATGCCCCCCAGTCTGGTCAACCTGGAGATGCAGATTCCCTCAGAGAACCCCCTGGGTGCCCATGGCTTGTTTGGCTCCCAGCTGCCTCAGGGGACAGGGATGTCGTCCTCCAGTGCTGCTCGCAGGTCCACCAAGCAACACCTGTGTAACGCCTGTGGGAAGAACTTCTCCTCAGCCAGTGCTCTGCAGATCCATGAGCGGACGCACACAGGAGAAAAGCCCTTTGCCTGCACTATATGTGGAAGAGCTTTCACTACCAAGGGTAACCTAAAG GTCCATGTTGGAACTCACATGTGGAACAACGCGTCTAGGCGTGGTCAGCGCCTGTCTTTGGACAACCCCATGGCCTTGATGGCCATGGGATCAGAGTCGAAGGTAATGCCTGACATGATGCCACCTCCTAAGGAACTGGGTCCTCCACCTATGAACTTTGACCAGTCTCTGTGGAACCAGTATGCTGCTGCTTTCACCAATGGGCTGACCATGAAGGCGAATGAGATTTCTGTCATCCAGAATGGTGGCATTCCCCTTCCTGGTAGCCTGGCTGGGGGGCCTCTGGCTGGCTCCACTGGAGGCCTGATGAAGATGGATGGATCCCACTCTGGCCTGCCTGCATCTGTGGCGGAGATGGAGAAGAACATCTCAGAAACATCTCCATTTCCACATTTCATGGAAGAGGGAAAAATTGCAGTGAATTGA